From a single Paenibacillus sp. FSL R5-0345 genomic region:
- a CDS encoding CAP domain-containing protein gives MRKRISSIRRVKSSISKGSTVKRTSSKTTKRVGQSRIHIRQANAFELQVFRLVNEERTSRGIAAVTLNSRLTDLAVLKSRDMRDNNYFSHTSPAYGTPSQMLDRFGVAWRAYGENIAEGQATPEAVMRSWMNSAGHRANILDPRFTDIGVGYVGGTATSQYQHYWTQLFIQKP, from the coding sequence ATGAGAAAAAGAATATCATCAATAAGAAGAGTGAAAAGTTCTATTTCTAAAGGGTCAACAGTGAAACGTACTTCGAGTAAAACAACGAAAAGAGTAGGGCAGTCAAGAATTCATATCAGACAAGCCAATGCATTCGAACTTCAAGTCTTTCGATTAGTTAACGAAGAACGGACGAGTAGAGGAATTGCTGCAGTAACTCTTAATTCTCGGCTCACCGATCTTGCAGTTTTGAAATCAAGAGATATGAGGGATAATAATTATTTTAGTCATACTTCTCCAGCATACGGTACTCCTTCTCAGATGTTAGATCGATTTGGAGTGGCTTGGCGTGCATATGGAGAAAATATTGCGGAGGGACAAGCAACACCTGAAGCAGTAATGAGATCGTGGATGAATAGTGCTGGTCATAGAGCAAATATTTTAGATCCTCGCTTTACGGATATTGGGGTTGGTTATGTAGGGGGAACAGCTACTAGCCAATATCAACATTATTGGACACAATTGTTTATCCAGAAACCATAA
- a CDS encoding MarR family winged helix-turn-helix transcriptional regulator: MDSKDPLGLVIRDLHLEIANYLTRLLAPVRLAPEQHLLMALLLEKEGLSQNEIAYKLGKDKASVARMIASLENKGYIHKVTSTQDRRSVNVFVTDEGRQLETKINEVTIQLNEIIATGLSPAEYSTLKTLLTRVQNNVRDA; encoded by the coding sequence ATGGATTCCAAAGACCCGCTTGGTTTAGTTATTCGAGATTTGCATTTAGAAATAGCCAATTATTTGACCAGATTGCTTGCCCCTGTTCGACTTGCTCCTGAACAACATTTACTTATGGCTTTGCTGCTGGAGAAAGAAGGTTTATCTCAGAACGAGATTGCTTATAAACTTGGGAAGGACAAAGCCAGTGTTGCCCGAATGATCGCTAGCTTAGAGAACAAGGGTTACATTCATAAAGTAACAAGTACGCAAGATCGTCGTTCGGTAAATGTTTTTGTAACAGACGAAGGTAGACAATTAGAAACTAAGATAAATGAGGTGACTATCCAATTAAACGAAATTATTGCAACAGGATTATCTCCTGCGGAATATTCAACACTAAAAACTTTATTAACGCGTGTACAGAATAATGTAAGAGATGCATAA